A stretch of Aminivibrio pyruvatiphilus DNA encodes these proteins:
- a CDS encoding transglycosylase domain-containing protein: protein MFFFLFLLAGAAVSVFVALYLRDISEDLPTATEMLAHKANVASVIYDRNGEPVARLFTENRQPVELRNISPWIIKATLAAEDSSFYQHGGIRLLSIARAFIENLSNRGVRQGGSTITQQLARNLFLSQERTFERKAKEAILTVRMEQLFTKDRIMEMYLNTIYFGHGAWGVDTAARTYFGKPSSEITLPEAAILAGLIAAPGRYSPLSNFESSKVRQKYVLDRLLTLGWLNEKERDEAFAAELEFKHVPNKVQEFNRAPYFVAHLLFNELLPKYGPDLVYSGGMEIHTTLDLKMQEAAEKAMKGLKSQGAIVGMDPETGEVLAMVGGHDFAVSKFNRATQAFRQPGSGFKPVVFASAFESGLLPTDHFLDMKIEYEKKGPNMTVWAPENYSGKFSGEVTLEYALIHSINTVAVRLIDYVGARNILTTARNMGITSPHVPADLSLALGTASITPLEMAVVFSAFANNGKTVTPLMIREIRSGNGDVLESRSPFSTPGISPETAVTVRSMLIDAVRSGTGTRALLKDRETFGKTGTTNDYSDAWFLGGVPGLTAVVYAGNDDHKPLAKKGATGGVIAAPVWKAFVEEAVKGRNLPLQFSVPEDADVESVKICRTSGFRAISGCSAVTIFMRKNAAPQTNCPIHGGDMYASSQDPNAPRLILVHNDSETYASSGQYADAGTAGPPPETGPVKVSKPTGPSEAVAPSDMAYKDPNPADSVEDKYQKLLKQYGITN, encoded by the coding sequence GTGTTCTTTTTCCTGTTTCTTCTGGCCGGAGCGGCTGTTTCGGTTTTTGTGGCCCTGTACCTGAGGGATATTTCCGAGGATCTGCCCACTGCCACGGAGATGCTGGCCCACAAGGCGAACGTGGCAAGCGTGATCTACGACCGGAACGGAGAGCCCGTCGCCCGGCTGTTCACGGAGAACCGGCAGCCGGTGGAGCTGAGAAACATTTCTCCGTGGATCATCAAGGCCACCCTGGCTGCGGAGGACTCATCCTTCTATCAGCACGGAGGGATCCGCCTTCTTTCCATTGCCCGGGCTTTTATTGAAAACCTTTCAAACCGGGGGGTCAGGCAGGGGGGAAGCACCATCACCCAGCAGCTTGCCAGAAACCTATTCCTCAGCCAGGAACGTACTTTTGAACGCAAAGCCAAAGAGGCCATTCTTACCGTACGGATGGAACAGCTATTTACCAAGGACCGGATCATGGAGATGTACCTGAATACGATTTACTTCGGCCACGGCGCCTGGGGAGTGGATACAGCGGCCAGAACGTACTTCGGGAAGCCGTCATCCGAAATCACCCTCCCTGAAGCTGCCATACTGGCAGGTCTGATAGCGGCTCCGGGAAGATACAGCCCCCTTTCGAACTTCGAAAGCTCGAAGGTCCGGCAGAAGTACGTGCTGGACAGGCTGCTTACCCTGGGCTGGCTCAATGAAAAAGAGCGTGACGAGGCCTTCGCGGCCGAGCTGGAATTCAAGCATGTTCCCAACAAGGTGCAGGAGTTCAACAGGGCTCCCTATTTCGTTGCCCACCTGCTGTTCAACGAACTGCTTCCGAAGTACGGGCCGGACCTGGTCTACTCGGGGGGCATGGAGATCCACACCACCCTGGACCTGAAGATGCAGGAGGCCGCGGAAAAGGCCATGAAGGGGCTGAAGAGCCAGGGAGCCATCGTGGGCATGGACCCGGAGACGGGAGAAGTGCTGGCCATGGTGGGAGGGCACGATTTTGCCGTGAGCAAGTTCAACCGGGCGACCCAGGCCTTCCGCCAGCCTGGATCGGGCTTCAAGCCCGTCGTGTTCGCCTCGGCCTTCGAATCAGGGCTCCTGCCGACGGACCACTTTCTTGACATGAAGATCGAGTACGAAAAGAAGGGGCCGAACATGACGGTGTGGGCTCCGGAGAATTACAGCGGCAAGTTCAGCGGCGAGGTGACCCTCGAATACGCGCTGATTCATTCGATAAACACTGTGGCGGTGCGGCTGATCGACTATGTGGGAGCACGGAATATCCTGACCACGGCGCGGAACATGGGGATCACGTCGCCCCACGTGCCCGCCGATCTTTCCCTTGCCCTTGGAACGGCGAGCATCACCCCCCTGGAGATGGCGGTGGTGTTCTCCGCCTTCGCCAACAACGGAAAGACGGTAACGCCCCTGATGATACGGGAGATCCGGTCGGGGAACGGCGATGTGCTTGAATCCCGGAGCCCCTTTTCAACCCCGGGGATCTCTCCCGAGACGGCGGTGACGGTCCGGTCCATGCTGATCGACGCCGTGCGGTCCGGAACGGGCACCCGGGCCCTGCTGAAGGACAGGGAGACTTTCGGCAAGACGGGCACGACGAATGATTACAGCGACGCCTGGTTCCTGGGCGGCGTTCCTGGTCTGACGGCGGTGGTGTACGCCGGAAACGACGACCACAAGCCCCTGGCCAAGAAAGGCGCCACGGGTGGAGTCATCGCCGCGCCGGTCTGGAAGGCATTTGTTGAAGAGGCCGTGAAGGGCCGGAATCTGCCGCTGCAGTTCTCCGTTCCGGAAGATGCGGACGTGGAGAGCGTCAAGATCTGCCGGACGTCCGGATTCCGGGCGATCAGCGGGTGTTCGGCGGTGACCATTTTCATGCGGAAGAACGCCGCCCCCCAGACGAACTGCCCCATCCACGGCGGCGACATGTACGCCAGTTCCCAGGATCCGAACGCTCCGAGGCTGATACTGGTTCACAACGACAGCGAGACCTATGCGTCTTCGGGTCAGTACGCCGACGCGGGGACAGCGGGACCTCCTCCCGAGACGGGGCCTGTGAAGGTGAGCAAGCCGACAGGGCCTTCCGAGGCGGTAGCGCCTTCGGACATGGCGTACAAGGACCCGAACCCCGCGGATTCCGTGGAGGATAAGTACCAGAAGCTGCTGAAGCAGTACGGGATTACGAATTGA